In Candidatus Obscuribacterales bacterium, a single window of DNA contains:
- a CDS encoding acetamidase/formamidase family protein, producing the protein MPKQILSLALSLGLGLFSINPSFADEQTASALFAEPSTILQRLRLKAGTLVDGSYYVPAVLGTIRWGYLPNKDSRPILTVPSGSLITFDTLSSEGMVEDQGRDPVKFFGKFGVQENDVLNDAKEICASKLVHDITKDGPHIIQGPVAVEGAQPGDVLKIDIVSLTPRVPYGIVGNRHGKGALPGEFPQNNGPEPGASAEHPELYGNVFKFVPIKKINGEWYGVFHNAAGKEITFPIHPFIGTMGVAANTSAKLNSIPPSSFGGNLDLKDLTPGSTLYVPIQVPGAKFFIGDPHFAQGDGEVALTALEASLRAEIRLTLLKEGDPAIPGKGLFTEPFAETPEYWMPIGLDADLDEAMKKTVRAAIKFLVDKLGMDPATAMAYLSAATDFEITQVVDETKGVHAHIRKKDFANAK; encoded by the coding sequence ATGCCGAAGCAAATTTTATCGCTTGCCTTAAGCTTGGGTTTAGGGCTATTTTCAATTAATCCGTCATTTGCTGACGAGCAAACGGCCAGCGCCTTGTTTGCCGAGCCCAGTACTATCCTGCAGCGGTTGCGATTGAAGGCTGGCACATTGGTGGATGGTTCCTATTATGTACCTGCGGTCTTAGGAACCATTCGCTGGGGCTATCTGCCGAATAAGGATTCAAGACCAATACTAACCGTACCTTCCGGCAGTCTGATAACGTTTGACACTTTGTCATCGGAAGGAATGGTCGAGGATCAAGGTCGTGATCCTGTTAAATTCTTTGGCAAATTTGGTGTTCAAGAAAATGACGTACTCAACGATGCAAAGGAAATATGTGCATCCAAGTTAGTGCACGACATAACAAAGGACGGACCGCACATTATTCAGGGACCTGTGGCCGTAGAAGGCGCTCAGCCTGGTGATGTTCTGAAAATAGATATTGTCTCACTGACGCCACGAGTGCCGTATGGCATTGTCGGAAATAGACATGGAAAAGGCGCTCTACCGGGCGAGTTCCCACAAAATAATGGACCAGAGCCAGGTGCCAGCGCAGAGCATCCGGAGTTATACGGTAATGTTTTTAAGTTTGTGCCGATTAAGAAAATCAATGGAGAATGGTATGGCGTTTTCCACAACGCAGCCGGTAAGGAAATAACATTTCCTATTCACCCATTCATAGGGACAATGGGTGTAGCTGCTAACACATCAGCAAAGCTAAATTCTATACCGCCATCCTCATTTGGTGGCAACCTGGATTTGAAAGATTTGACGCCTGGATCGACTCTCTATGTCCCAATACAGGTGCCTGGAGCGAAATTTTTCATAGGCGATCCGCACTTTGCGCAAGGTGATGGCGAAGTTGCTCTAACTGCTTTGGAAGCATCGCTTCGCGCTGAAATTAGACTGACACTTCTCAAGGAAGGTGATCCGGCAATTCCAGGCAAAGGTTTATTTACAGAACCATTTGCAGAAACCCCTGAGTATTGGATGCCTATTGGACTGGATGCCGATCTTGATGAAGCAATGAAAAAGACTGTAAGAGCCGCAATAAAATTTCTGGTCGATAAGTTAGGTATGGATCCGGCAACAGCAATGGCCTATTTAAGCGCGGCTACTGACTTTGAAATAACTCAAGTTGTTGACGAGACTAAAGGAGTCCACGCCCATATCAGGAAGAAGGATTTCGCTAATGCCAAATAG